From the genome of Spirosomataceae bacterium TFI 002, one region includes:
- a CDS encoding alpha-L-rhamnosidase — protein MLLVFLFTQALVYAQLPPSFNESDMARASHFEMVKTYLTPQKIIWLSDNTNTNIQNEETLLSKGNGQVAVNDENQFTLISTEDHKPGIILDFGKEIHGGVKISMGIRPSKEPLKIRVRFGESVSETMSSVGDGNTATNEHSLRDFIIEIPWLGTIEVGDTGFRFLRLDLVDANEKAPIKEVVAAFTYRNIPYVGSFESSDKRLNDIWMTGAYTVHLNMQSYLWDGIKRDRLVWVGDMHPEVMTINTVFGKNEIVPKSLDLARDQYPLPQWMNTISSYSMWWLLIHKNWFDYHGDLAYLKEQETYMIGLLDQLSTFIEEDNSEVLNGMRFLDWPTCTDSNAVHAGLQAMMIMTFKAGSDIMGELKRPDLQKKYENIYTRLKKHTPVGNTTKQAASLMVLADILDAKQTNTAVLKKDGVQNMSTFYGYYILEAMAKANDYQGALNVIKEYWGGMLDLGATTFWEDFNIEEGKTSGRIDELPVVNKADIHKDFGAFCYVGLRHSLCHGWASGPTSWLTQHVLGVNVLDGGNTIKIVPHLGDLEFVNGTFPTKFGVLKIEHKKDAKGKVTTTFEAPEGLKII, from the coding sequence ATGTTATTAGTGTTTCTTTTTACTCAGGCACTTGTTTACGCTCAGTTACCTCCCAGTTTTAATGAAAGTGATATGGCTCGAGCAAGTCATTTTGAAATGGTTAAAACCTACTTAACACCTCAAAAGATTATTTGGCTATCGGATAATACGAATACCAATATCCAAAATGAGGAAACCTTATTAAGTAAGGGAAACGGTCAAGTTGCTGTTAATGATGAAAATCAATTCACGCTAATAAGTACAGAAGACCATAAACCTGGTATTATTTTAGACTTCGGCAAAGAAATTCATGGTGGTGTAAAAATCTCAATGGGCATTAGGCCTAGTAAAGAACCATTAAAAATCAGAGTAAGATTTGGGGAATCCGTCTCAGAAACCATGTCTAGTGTTGGAGATGGAAATACAGCTACAAATGAGCATTCACTTCGAGATTTTATTATTGAAATACCGTGGTTAGGCACTATAGAGGTTGGAGATACAGGATTTCGTTTTCTTAGATTAGATTTAGTTGATGCCAATGAAAAAGCACCCATCAAAGAAGTTGTTGCCGCTTTCACCTATAGGAATATTCCATATGTGGGGTCATTTGAAAGTAGCGACAAACGCCTCAATGATATTTGGATGACAGGTGCTTATACGGTTCATTTAAACATGCAGAGCTATTTATGGGACGGCATTAAAAGAGATCGTTTGGTTTGGGTGGGTGATATGCACCCAGAGGTTATGACTATTAATACAGTTTTTGGCAAAAATGAAATAGTTCCTAAAAGTTTGGACTTGGCCAGAGATCAATATCCACTGCCTCAATGGATGAATACAATTAGTTCTTATTCAATGTGGTGGTTACTAATACATAAGAACTGGTTTGATTATCACGGCGACTTAGCCTATTTGAAAGAGCAAGAAACCTATATGATTGGTTTACTAGACCAGTTAAGTACTTTTATTGAGGAGGACAATAGTGAGGTTTTAAATGGTATGCGTTTTTTGGATTGGCCAACGTGTACGGATTCAAATGCAGTTCACGCTGGCTTACAAGCAATGATGATTATGACTTTTAAGGCTGGTTCAGATATCATGGGCGAACTGAAAAGGCCAGACCTTCAAAAAAAGTATGAAAACATCTACACTCGATTGAAAAAGCATACCCCAGTAGGAAACACTACAAAGCAAGCAGCTTCCTTAATGGTTTTAGCAGACATATTGGATGCAAAACAAACTAATACTGCTGTTCTAAAAAAAGATGGAGTTCAAAATATGTCTACATTTTACGGCTATTATATATTGGAGGCCATGGCTAAGGCCAATGATTACCAAGGTGCTTTAAATGTAATAAAAGAATATTGGGGAGGTATGCTAGACCTGGGTGCAACTACATTTTGGGAAGATTTCAATATTGAAGAAGGAAAAACTAGCGGAAGAATTGATGAGCTTCCTGTTGTAAACAAAGCGGATATTCACAAAGATTTTGGGGCATTTTGCTACGTTGGCTTAAGGCATAGCTTATGCCATGGCTGGGCCAGTGGACCAACATCCTGGTTAACACAACATGTTCTTGGGGTTAATGTTCTTGATGGTGGGAATACAATTAAAATAGTCCCACACCTGGGTGATTTAGAATTTGTAAACGGAACGTTTCCAACAAAATTTGGAGTCTTGAAAATCGAGCACAAAAAAGATGCTAAAGGCAAAGTGACTACCACATTCGAAGCTCCTGAAGGATTAAAAATTATTTAA
- a CDS encoding Arylsulfatase A gives MKIIVKTLILLVIGLITFSSCNVSKNTVLTDKTKQPNIIFFLVDDMGWMDTSINGSEYYETPNMERLAKMSMRFTQAYAANPLCSPTRASILTGQDPARIRLTTPGGHLTPNPDKDLRANKGAPWQKVATPGSKTYLPIEQFTIAEALKENGYTTAHIGKWHLGQEGYWPEDQGFDVNIGGQQHPGPPSYFSPYGIPNLENGEKNEYITDRVTKEAVNFLNNQTKDKPFLLHVWQYGVHAPYQAPLDLIDKYTAKKDPRGKQNSPIMGGMMEKVDESLGAILDQLEAMEMMDNTVIIFYSDNGGNMYDVVNGDFPTNNFPLSYGKGNIHEGGIRVPCLVYWKDKIQPNSTSDEVIQSTDFYPTILDMTNTKKNPAQKLDGLSLANVLTKQKPLNREAVFSHFPHYMPATANYPTTAVWHGDYKLLKVYGEGLNREPDYQLFNLKVDIAEANNIADKNPQLLKKMKLMLDDYLVSIDALVPVVNPNYKEGSPSRFGKSPIFPIEKYPSY, from the coding sequence ATGAAAATAATAGTAAAAACACTCATTCTGTTAGTGATTGGACTAATTACATTTAGTTCTTGCAATGTGTCTAAAAATACCGTTTTGACTGACAAAACTAAACAGCCTAACATCATCTTTTTTTTGGTGGATGACATGGGATGGATGGACACTAGTATTAATGGCAGTGAATACTACGAAACTCCAAATATGGAGCGATTGGCAAAAATGAGTATGAGATTTACACAAGCTTATGCCGCTAATCCATTGTGTTCACCCACTAGAGCGAGTATTTTAACTGGGCAAGATCCAGCCAGAATTCGCTTAACTACACCTGGTGGGCATTTGACTCCAAATCCAGACAAAGACTTAAGAGCAAACAAAGGAGCTCCATGGCAAAAAGTAGCCACTCCTGGTTCTAAAACATATTTACCTATTGAACAATTTACCATTGCGGAGGCATTAAAAGAAAATGGATACACTACTGCTCATATAGGTAAATGGCATTTAGGACAAGAGGGTTATTGGCCAGAAGACCAAGGTTTCGACGTTAATATTGGCGGACAACAGCATCCTGGGCCACCAAGTTACTTTTCGCCTTATGGAATTCCCAATTTAGAGAACGGAGAAAAAAATGAATACATCACCGATAGAGTAACAAAGGAGGCCGTCAATTTTTTAAACAATCAAACTAAAGACAAACCTTTTTTATTACACGTTTGGCAATATGGTGTGCACGCACCTTACCAAGCACCGTTGGACTTAATAGATAAATATACAGCCAAAAAAGACCCTCGTGGTAAACAGAATAGTCCAATAATGGGTGGTATGATGGAAAAAGTTGATGAAAGTTTAGGAGCTATTCTTGATCAACTAGAAGCCATGGAGATGATGGATAATACGGTTATCATTTTCTATTCTGACAATGGTGGTAATATGTATGATGTGGTCAATGGAGACTTTCCAACAAACAACTTTCCCCTAAGTTATGGCAAAGGAAATATTCATGAGGGAGGTATTCGAGTGCCTTGTTTGGTTTATTGGAAAGATAAGATTCAGCCAAACTCGACTTCTGATGAAGTCATACAAAGTACAGATTTTTATCCGACGATTTTAGACATGACTAACACCAAGAAGAATCCTGCTCAAAAACTTGATGGTTTAAGTTTAGCTAATGTTTTAACTAAGCAAAAACCTTTAAACAGAGAGGCTGTGTTTTCTCATTTTCCGCATTACATGCCAGCAACGGCTAACTATCCAACCACGGCAGTTTGGCATGGTGATTACAAGCTTTTAAAAGTTTATGGTGAAGGACTAAATAGAGAGCCAGACTATCAATTATTTAACCTGAAAGTAGACATTGCCGAAGCAAATAATATTGCAGATAAGAATCCACAGTTGCTCAAAAAAATGAAATTAATGCTAGATGATTATTTAGTTAGCATTGATGCACTAGTTCCTGTAGTAAACCCAAACTATAAAGAAGGAAGCCCATCTCGGTTTGGAAAGTCTCCTATATTTCCAATAGAAAAGTACCCTAGTTATTAA
- a CDS encoding arylsulfatase: protein MSMKKYFLLTLFTLSIFSFNTKQSQNIEKTNVIIVFIDDEGYGDVGTYGATGFETPNIDKMASKGMKFTNFYAAQPVCSASRAGLLTGSYPNRIGINGALFPYDTVGINSNEYTIAEMFKDQGYSTACFGKWHLGWQKEFLPLQHGFDEYLGLPYSNDMWPYDNATGAKLPIERNRAKFPELPLIEGNNTIETISSLKDQDKLTTLYTEKAVDFINRNAKDPFFLYVPHTMGHIPLGVSDKFRGKSEQGLYGDVMMEIDWSVGEIMKALEQNNISDNTIVIFTTDNGPWLNFGNHAGSAGGLREGKVTSWEGGQRVPFIIQWPNNVPEGTVCNKLACSIDLLPTLAVLTEGKLSKNIIDGKDISSLFKGDFQSKPRETILYYHGKNNLNAVRKDNWKLVLPHTFYSYHAELGNDGHSGKRIKTLVEKPELYNMMRDPGEYYNVIDNYPEKVEELMLVVEEARKELGDLNVGIKQGSENRAIGQLIK, encoded by the coding sequence ATGTCAATGAAAAAGTATTTTCTATTAACACTTTTTACATTATCTATTTTTAGCTTTAATACGAAGCAATCGCAAAACATAGAAAAAACAAATGTCATAATAGTATTCATAGATGATGAAGGCTATGGTGATGTTGGAACTTATGGTGCTACGGGTTTCGAAACCCCAAATATTGACAAAATGGCTAGTAAAGGCATGAAGTTTACAAATTTCTATGCTGCACAACCAGTATGTAGTGCTTCGCGTGCAGGACTACTAACGGGATCCTATCCTAATAGAATTGGTATAAATGGAGCCTTATTTCCGTACGATACAGTAGGAATAAACTCAAATGAATATACGATTGCTGAAATGTTTAAGGATCAAGGTTATAGCACTGCTTGTTTTGGTAAATGGCATTTGGGATGGCAAAAAGAATTTCTTCCATTGCAGCATGGCTTTGATGAATATTTAGGACTACCATACTCTAACGATATGTGGCCTTATGACAATGCTACAGGAGCAAAGCTGCCTATTGAAAGAAATCGTGCGAAATTTCCTGAACTCCCATTAATCGAAGGAAATAATACTATTGAAACTATCTCTAGCCTAAAAGACCAGGACAAGCTTACCACATTGTATACTGAAAAAGCAGTAGATTTTATTAACAGAAATGCCAAAGATCCCTTCTTTTTATACGTACCACACACGATGGGTCATATTCCGCTTGGAGTCTCTGATAAGTTTAGAGGAAAAAGCGAACAAGGGCTTTACGGCGACGTTATGATGGAGATTGATTGGTCTGTAGGAGAAATCATGAAAGCCCTTGAACAAAATAATATTTCAGATAATACCATTGTAATCTTTACAACAGATAATGGTCCTTGGTTAAATTTTGGCAACCATGCTGGTTCAGCTGGAGGACTTCGTGAAGGGAAAGTGACTAGTTGGGAAGGTGGACAACGTGTGCCTTTTATAATTCAATGGCCAAATAATGTTCCTGAAGGAACAGTTTGCAACAAACTAGCCTGTTCCATTGACCTATTACCCACTCTGGCTGTTTTGACGGAAGGAAAATTATCTAAAAACATAATTGATGGCAAAGACATTAGCTCCCTTTTTAAGGGTGATTTTCAATCAAAACCGCGTGAAACAATTCTGTATTACCATGGCAAAAACAATTTAAATGCTGTAAGAAAAGACAATTGGAAATTGGTACTACCACATACTTTCTACTCCTATCATGCCGAACTCGGAAATGATGGTCATTCAGGTAAAAGAATAAAAACTCTTGTGGAAAAACCAGAGCTATATAACATGATGCGAGATCCTGGGGAATATTATAATGTTATTGACAATTATCCTGAAAAAGTGGAAGAACTAATGTTGGTAGTTGAAGAAGCTCGTAAAGAATTAGGAGACTTGAATGTTGGCATAAAGCAAGGGAGTGAAAATAGAGCTATTGGTCAATTGATAAAATGA
- a CDS encoding D-fructose 1,6-bisphosphatase, whose translation MDLKHQTLGEFIIEKQNEISFSTGELTNILNGIGLAAKIVNLEVNKAGLVDILGVAGETNIQGEDQQKLDVMANSTFIQALSKREVVCGIASEEEDSFIAIKNVSNKSKYIILMDPLDGSSNIDVNVSVGTIFSIYKRISPVGSEVVLEDFLQKGTEQVAAGYVVYGTSTMIVYSTGQEVNGFTLNPALGVFYLSHSKMTFPVNGNVYSVNEGGRDFFTDGVKNYLKYCRAADDDKEPYSSRYIGSLVSDFHRNLIKGGIYLYPSTAFYPQGKLRLLYECNPMAFLAKHAGGGESDGYNSVLNIKPTELHQRVPFFTGSINMVSKLKSFM comes from the coding sequence ATGGATTTAAAACACCAAACCCTAGGCGAATTCATCATTGAAAAGCAAAATGAAATTTCCTTTTCCACAGGGGAGCTCACCAATATTTTGAATGGTATTGGATTAGCTGCCAAAATTGTTAATCTTGAAGTTAACAAAGCGGGTTTAGTAGACATTCTAGGTGTAGCTGGCGAAACCAATATTCAAGGTGAAGACCAGCAAAAACTGGATGTAATGGCAAATTCCACCTTCATTCAAGCACTTTCAAAAAGAGAGGTCGTTTGTGGAATTGCTAGTGAAGAAGAAGATAGCTTTATTGCCATAAAAAATGTTAGTAATAAAAGTAAATACATCATATTAATGGACCCATTAGACGGTTCTTCTAATATAGATGTGAATGTTTCTGTAGGCACTATTTTTTCAATATATAAAAGAATTTCACCAGTTGGTTCCGAAGTAGTTCTGGAAGATTTCTTACAAAAAGGTACTGAACAAGTAGCTGCAGGATATGTTGTGTATGGAACTTCCACAATGATTGTCTATAGCACAGGCCAAGAGGTAAATGGCTTTACGCTCAACCCAGCTTTGGGAGTATTTTATTTATCGCACTCCAAAATGACTTTTCCTGTAAATGGCAATGTATATAGCGTAAATGAAGGTGGAAGAGACTTTTTCACAGACGGAGTGAAAAACTATTTGAAGTATTGCAGAGCAGCCGACGATGATAAAGAGCCGTATTCATCAAGATATATTGGTTCATTGGTGTCAGACTTTCATAGAAACTTAATAAAAGGAGGCATTTATCTTTACCCAAGTACAGCATTTTATCCGCAAGGAAAACTAAGGCTATTGTACGAATGTAACCCTATGGCATTTCTTGCAAAACATGCAGGAGGAGGAGAAAGTGACGGATATAATTCTGTGTTAAACATAAAACCAACGGAACTGCACCAAAGAGTTCCATTCTTCACAGGGAGCATAAATATGGTTTCGAAGTTAAAAAGCTTTATGTAG